The DNA window GCCGCGGCCTGACGCAGGTCGGCGAGCCGCGCCTGCTCGTCGTCGTAGCGTCGGCGCCAGCGCTCGGCCTCGGCGCGTTTCTGCGCCAGATACGCGCTGTAGCCGCCGCCGTAGCGGACCGGACCCTCGACCGCCGGGTCCAGATCGATGACGTCGGTGCACACCGCGTCCAGGAACGCCCGGTCATGGCTCGCCACCACGACCACTCCGGTCATCGCGCGGAGTTGGTCCTCACAGAACGCCGCCGCCGCGTCGTCGAGATGGTTGGTGGGCTCGTCGAGCAGCAGCGCGGCCGGCCGACGGATCAGCATCGCGGCCAGCGCGAGGCGGCCACGCTGCCCGCCGGACAGCGCGCTCAGCCTCCGATCGTGCGCCAACCCGCCGAGGCCAAGGCCGGCGAGCACCGTCATGGCGCGCCGGTCGGCGTCCCAGGCGTCACGGTCCTGCGCCCGCTCCAGGGCCTCGCCGTACGCCGCCAGCAGCTGGGCGTGCCGCTCGGTGCCCTCCGGCGCGTCGCTCAGCGCGGGGCCGAGCCGGTCCAGCTCGGCGAGGTCCGCTCGGACCTCGCGCAGCGCGTCGTCAAGGATCGTGGCGACCGTCGCGGACGGGGCGTAGGGCATCTCCTGCTGCAGGAAACCGAGGTCCGGCGGACGCGCGACGGTGCCGGAGTCGGGTACGTCGACGCCGGCCAGGACCCGCAACAGCGTCGTCTTGCCGGTGCCGTTCTCGCCGATCAGGCCGATCCGGTGCCCGGGCGCGGCGGTCAGGGAGACACCGTCGAGCACGCGGCGGTCACCCCGGACGCGCAGCAGATCATGGGCGATGAGGGCGGGTCGAACAGACATGAGGACCTCAGAGAAGGAAGATCCGGGCGCACACAAGTGACCCGGCGGGAGCAGGGCATGACGACAGAGGCCGCGGCGACGGCGGCGCGATCACGCGCCCGTCGGCGGCCGGTCCGGGCTCTCACCCGGAGATGTCGTCGTCACCTGCCACGCTTGCTCCGATCTCCCACAGCTCCGCGGAAGGATAGCTCGATCAGGCGGTGCGGGCACCCGCCCGCAGGGAGTCGATGGTGAGGTCCAGGGCGGCCTCAAGATGATCGATCTTCCCGGTGGTGAGCAGCAGCAGCACGCCGCCCTGGATGCCGGCCAGCAACGCCGCGGCGGCGCGGTCGGCGTCCACCTCGGAGGCGATGTCCCCGGTCGACTGCATGTGCCGGATGCCCTCGGCGATCGCCTTCTGCCAGCGCCACATGAGCCCGGTCACCACCGCCTGCGCCCCCGGCCCACGCCGGCCCGCCTGGCCGAGCAGACCGTTGAGCGGGCACCTCACGCCCTGCGCGAGGTAGCGCTCGATCAGCCGGTCGCGCCACGCCAACCATGCCGGCCAGGACGTCAGGTTGCTGAGCATCGGCTCCTGGTCGATGAGCACCTGGTCGGCCTCGTGC is part of the Micromonospora cremea genome and encodes:
- a CDS encoding ABC-F family ATP-binding cassette domain-containing protein yields the protein MSVRPALIAHDLLRVRGDRRVLDGVSLTAAPGHRIGLIGENGTGKTTLLRVLAGVDVPDSGTVARPPDLGFLQQEMPYAPSATVATILDDALREVRADLAELDRLGPALSDAPEGTERHAQLLAAYGEALERAQDRDAWDADRRAMTVLAGLGLGGLAHDRRLSALSGGQRGRLALAAMLIRRPAALLLDEPTNHLDDAAAAFCEDQLRAMTGVVVVASHDRAFLDAVCTDVIDLDPAVEGPVRYGGGYSAYLAQKRAEAERWRRRYDDEQARLADLRQAAAATGHQVAPGRGPRDSEKMGYGHTAGRVQNQISRRVRDATRRLETLERDQVAAPPEPLRFHAPVLATGAGDDVIATMHRVRIAGRLSMAHLEVTASDRLLVSGPNGAGKSTLLAVLAGRVSGTGVLWRRPDLRVGLLTQDTTFEEPLRTARDVFGGAVGAERAEEVPLSSLGLLAPADLDRPVAQLSVGQRRRLALAVLVADPPDLLLLDEPTNHLSPRLCDELEEALGTGPGAIVVASHDRRLRSRWPGREVALAVEPSTVGNVFVTSP
- a CDS encoding TetR/AcrR family transcriptional regulator, whose product is MTRALTRKGEATRARIVAGAAAEIRERGVDEVRLEDVMARTGTSKGQLFHYFPEGKEELLLAVAQHEADQVLIDQEPMLSNLTSWPAWLAWRDRLIERYLAQGVRCPLNGLLGQAGRRGPGAQAVVTGLMWRWQKAIAEGIRHMQSTGDIASEVDADRAAAALLAGIQGGVLLLLTTGKIDHLEAALDLTIDSLRAGARTA